The genome window TCAGTCCTTGTGCTGCCACGTTTGTAAATCCAGAAGTACCGGTTGTGGTAGTGCCGATTTTGCGGGCAGGTTTAGCACTATTAGATGGAGCGCAAGCTCTGTTGCCCTTGGCCTCAATTTATCATTTGGGTTTTGTGCGAGATGAAACTACCCTAGAAGCCAGTTGCTATCTCAACAAGTTGCCAGAAGTATTTCCACCCGAAACCCATGTCTTAATTAGTGAACCGATGTTGGCAACGGGTGGCACCATTATGTCAACAATGGCAGAATTGACCCGCCGAGGAATTGATCCAGCCTTCACCCGCATTATTTCTGTAGTGACGGCTCCTCCAGCTTTACAAAAGCTGAGCACGGCTTATCCCAGCTTGACGATCTACGCGGCTGCCATTGATGAAGGGACGAATAGCCACGGCTTCATTGTGCCAGGGCTAGGAGATGCGGGCGATCGCACCTTTGGCACTTAGGACTTCCCCTACTCCATGAATTCGTAGTAGTTACGCTAAGCTGAACACTAAAGCAGGACAGTACGAGATGAGCAATCGAGACGGTTTCACAGGCGGCTTTATCGCAGGAGCCCTCTTTGGCGGCATTGTGGGTGGCATTCTAGGCACCCTCCTGACTTCCAATCGCTTGCAAGAGTCGCTTCCCGGTGATGACGCTTTGAGCGGTAAAGGTAAAAAACGCAATCTCAAGCCTCCCACCGAGCAGAGCATTGAAGCGTCCCGTCGTGGCTTAGAAGACAAAATTGCCCAACTTAACGAAGCCATTGATGATGTGCGCGAGCAACTCAGCACCGTAAATGGCAGACCAGAAGAACGCGAAGTGGTGGGTTGGGAAGAGCAGGCCCAACGCGATCGCTAACCGAAGCGTGTCAAACCAAAAGTTTCAAATAGTTGTCCTGCCAACTCAAGCAACAAGCTGTAATACTTCCCAAGGTGTAACTTCTGCTTGACCAATCTCGAAGGCACTGATATTCGTTAAAGTAAATTCAAGCCTAGATTGCTTGTATCTCTTCTAGAAGGAAGCCAGATTATTTATGAATTCCTCAGTAGCGCTGCTGACTGATACCTTTGCTACTTTCCTGAATATCTATGTGGTTCTGTTGATTTTCCGGATTCTTTTAAGCTGGTTTCCTAACATTAGCTGGTCTGATCCACCGTTCTCCATCGTGAGCCAGTTAACGGATCCTTACCTCAACTTATTCCGCTCTTTTATTCCTCCCTTGGGTGGCATGGATTTTTCCCCCATTTTGGCTATTTTCCTGCTGCAATTTTTGGCTCAGATTTTCAGCAGCTTGCAGCAGGGTTCCTACGGGATCTAAACGTGGAATTTGAGTTAGCTGTCGTTAAAGCTAGTTGACTCAGTCGCTCAGCTAACGACGGACCATGCCAGTAAAACCTGCCGCTTTGAACTGCTTTAGCTTTAAAGGAGTAGGTTGGCTGGCTGGAACAGTAATTCTCAATTGAAAATCGCTGACACCCGGTGGCAACTCATCAATAGAGCCCAGGCGGGTACGATTTTGCATGACTAGATCATTATTGGCATCGTAAATGCGGCCAAAGATATCTGCATTAATCACGGGCTTGCCAGAATCGTTTTGAGCTTTGCCAGTCACCAGAAAGCAGTTGGCGGGCATCGCTGCACCGCCACTCGTGACAGTTCCCTCGGCTAGCTCCGCTGGACATTCGTGATAAGAAATGTCAAACAACTTAATTTGGGTGAGTGCGATCGCAGCAGGACTCACCAGCCAACTGCCTACCGAGAATAGGCAAGCAATCACAAGGACAGCAAAGGCCCGAAAGCGCATAAACTTCACTGTAATGACTCAATAACGACTAGGTGAGCTGATTGTAAAGCAGCCTAAACTCAGCTTAGCGTGAATTGGCTCTAAACCTTTTCAGTTCGCTGAGCCTGCTTCGCTGAGCCCTTCTGTAATAATAGAAATTTAATCTTCGCTGTAAAAAGTTAATATTTTTATTAATGATTGGTGCGAAGTTCAACTCCTAAAAGCTCATCAAAAACGCCGAAGATGACTCCCAAAATTTCGGCAATTTGATAGTAAAGCTGATTGATCAGCGCGGAGTGATGTAGAAATAGAGATTGGTTTTGAGGTTGGTTCATCCACTTTAGCTACCATCTGCCATGACCAAAGCTGAGATTGAAGCGGTCCTACAAGCAGCATTTAGCCGATGTGATGCCGTCAACTACCCGCTCAACGAGCAACAAAAGCAAATTCTGCTGGGCCTGGTAGTGGAATTAGAGCGTTTACAGCGCCAAAGTAACAATGGCGATGATCACAGTGAAGAGAATCCGCTGGATGAACTGACTGTTGAGCAACGAAGCCTTCTCCTAGAATTTGTCAAAGAGCAAGAGCAACAAAACCATCCCTGGAAAATTAAGCTACTCAACGATTGGCTACACAATCGCAACTCCGCCTCAATGCAATTTATTCGTGAATTGTACGGCCCGCAGTGGCTTAATCGAGTTCAACCTAGGCACGTTGCGGCCTACGCCGAGCTAGACAATCGCGAAACCTTAAAGGTCAAAGTGGGCGATCGCATTGAAGTTTGCAACAGCCTCTGGGAATGGGTTCAAGAATCAGGCCCCTGCGCCCCAGAATGGTTTCCTTGCACCGTCATTGGCATCGCTGAAAAAGACGACAACGGCCAAGCCTACACCAGTTGCTTGATTCGCTTCGACAGCGGCATGGAATACGAAATCCAAGGCATCTACCGCTGGAACCGCTACAACTGGCGCTGGCCTAATACATAAGTCAAATTTTTGGAGGGGGTCTGGGGGACGCAACCGTCCCTCAGCGGGGGTTTGGGGGCAATCGCCCCCAATGGCTCGGTTTTAGTTAACCTACAAGCCCAAATAATCCCGCAACGCTTGCCGCATCACCTCCACCGGAGCCGTCTGCCCCACCCAAATTTCCAGGGCCGCTGCTCCCTGCTGTACCAGCATCTCCAACCCATCGATCGCGATCGCTTCTTGCTGCTGCGCTTGTCGCAAAAACCGTGTGGGGCTCGGCGTATAGATCAAGTCATAAGCGATCGCACCTGCCGCAATCTTGGTCGCGATTGCGTCTTCTAATGGCGATGCTTGATCATGGGGATGCATGCCAATCGGCGTACTGTTCACAATCAAACCCGCATCAGGCAAAAGACTCGGCAACTCCTCCCAAGCATGAATCGTCAGCTCAACCGGAATCGGAGAAGTAACCCAACTTTGTTGAAACGCCGCTAACTTTTGGCGATCGCGCCCCACGACCTTCACCGCCGCGCAACCCAACTGAGCACACCCTGCTACGACTGCCCGCGCCGCACCACCATTGCCTAAAATCACCGCCGTTGTTTGGCTCCAATCGCGATCGTAGATTTTGAGGGGAGCCAGAAAACCAATCACATCTGTATTCGTGCCGCTCCAGCCTTGCTCTGTGCGCCAAACCGTGTTCACAGCCCCAATCGCCTGCGCCACATCCGACACCTGATTCAGTAAGGGAATAATGGCTTGTTTGTGCGGAATCGTAATACTGAATCCGCGTAGGTCAATGGCAGCAAATCCAGCGATCGCCGTGGCTAAATCTGATGGTGCGACGGGCAGAGCTACATAAACGTAATCCAAATCCAGCGCTGCGATCGCCGCATTGTGCATCACGGGTGAGAGCGAATGCTTGATCGGGTCTCCAATCACACCCAAAAGTTTAGTTGTGCCTGTTATTAACTTCATGCCCTGCTAGCTATTTAGATCCTGTTGTCAGAATAGAGCTAGCTGTGAGCGATCGCGCCTGTTGCATCCAGATCGCCACTGCTTCCACAGGAGGACACAAATCAGGTCGCTGCATCATGGCAACTTGCAGACGCATAATTTGGGGATGCAGCCGATGCAAGGGTGTTTGGGCGAGTTGAGCGCAAGAGGCAATCCCTGCATGTAGCAACAGCCCGCAATATTGACAGCCCACATTGGGAATTTTTGCCAGGTCAGCTAAAGCCACCCATTTGTTGACATGCTGAATATGGATTTGCAGTTGAGCCGCTAGGTGCTGTTTCTGAGTTGGTGTAGCAGCTTGCTGCAATAGCTGTTGAGTAGTGTGAATGCCGTGATCTTGTAATCGAGTCTGGTCTTCTTGGCTCAGACCTGGCAGTTGTTCAATGGGCCAGCTACAGGGCCTTAGGGGTTGAGGACGAGACCCAGAACGATGGCGATCGCGCGTACGCATAGTCGTGTCATTAGCAGAGAATCCTATTCTGGCGCATGTTGCCCGGATCTGCTGAGAGCAGCGTTCAGAAAAGCCACTGCCCGCCCCGGAAGCGCGATCGCGGAAACAGAATTCGCATCAAACTGTGAGCCGCTAGATAAATCGCGAGCCAAATTGAGCTGTAGTGCCACAAAAAACCGGACATGGATAAGTTGCGATCAATGCCAAATAAACCCACTGTTTTTAGTAACAACACAATAAACACCGCTTCCCATAGCCCCGCTAACAGTTGCAAGGCTCCCGGCCAGTCGCGGTCCCAACGCAACTTTTGCAAGTAGGTGTATAAGGCATCCCACCCTAGCCCAAACAGCGCTGCATAGAGCAGCACCCAGAAAAACTGGGCACTCGCACCGGGGCCAATGTAGCCGAGCGCAAACGGCAGAGTCGCCAGGACACCGACTGTGGCGAAAAGAAATAACCGAGTTTGCCAGCGTCCAAATAAGGTAAGTGTCATGCTTTTACCCTCAACTTGAGGACCTCAGCCACTAGATTGATGAAAAACCAGTAGGTAAAGGATATTACAGAACTGTTAAATCTAATCTGCTATGGCTGAGCATATCGAGTTTCATGCAGCAACTTCTAGCTGAAGTCACCGCTACTTTTCTGGCTCTACTCCCCATTGCCAACCCCGTTGGGGCGGTACCTTTGTTCTATAGCTTAACCGCTTTAGATTCCAAAGCTTATCGTCAGGCGCAGGCTCGGAAAACCTCACTGAATGTGATTTGCGTCTTGATTATCTTTTTTCTAGCGGGCAGGCTGATTTTAGAATTTTTTGATCTTTCCTTAGGAGTCTTACGAATTGCGGGGGGCTTGCTAATCGCACACACGGCTTGGGAAATGGTGACTGTACGACCCAGGCTCACTCCCCCAGAACGAGAGGAAGTTGCAGAAAAAGAAGATATTTCCTTCACGCCAATGGCTGTGCCCATGTTGAGCGGTCCGGGTGCGATTGGTGTAGTGATGGGTTTGTCAGCGAGATCAAGCCATTTGCTGGACCATTTAGGCGCTCTGATCGGAATTCTGCTACTAGGTGGCATGATCTACTTTTGCCTTTCCGTAGGCGATCGCGTCATGGCTCGTTTAGGTAAGAGTGGCGTGGGCGCTTTCAACCGCGTTTTAGGATTTTTCATTTTGGCGATCGCCGTACAGTTCATTGCCGAAGGGACGATCGCCCTCCTCAAAGATTCGCTTCCGGAGCTATTCAACTAGGTGGCTGTTAAGAGGGAGGTTGCCCAATCATCCACTTGAACCACTGACTCAGCGATCGCACAGGGTGTAAGCGTTGCAAACTAGGAGCGCGCATTTTTGCTAAGTCTGCCACTGCGCAAAGAGCCGCATATTGTAAGCCTAAGAAACTATCGACTGCTGCATAGGGGCCACCTAGCGTCATCGCTCCCGCTGCATACATGCGCCCTCGACCATTCCGCATTTCTACCAGCTCAAAATCATTAGCTACACTCAAGCGACCTAACGGGTTGAGCGGCAAACTGTACTGCGTCACCAAATCATCTAGAAGCGGGTTTGTTTTGACCTTTGCTTCTAAACCCGTGGCATCAATGACAAAATCTGCTTCCAAGCGCATCTGCCCCTTCAAGTTTTGTTCTTGAATGTAGGTCACAGGGCGATCGCGATCGTCTCGTTCTACCCGTTCGACTTCCCCAAAAGTAATTTGATACCAACCTTGACTCAGCCCCTCTTCTACCATGCGTCGCCAATCTCCGCGATCGGCTGTAGTCGTGCCACCCCAAACTGCTAAAAGACTCTGCCGCTGTTGCGGATCGGCTTGCTCTAGCATGGTTCGCAGCTCCCCGCTCCAGCAAGCTTTCGGCCAATTGAACGGTTGAAATTCGTAATGATTTTCGACGTGACGTTGGGCGAAGCCAAACTTGTTGCCTTGCGGTTTGGGCGAGCGCATCAAATGCAAAACCGCAATGTGAGGATTTTTTTGCCGCGCTTCGTAGAGCCGCTGCACAATCCGCGAGGCTACAATCCCCCGCCCTCGAATTAATACAGTGCCCCCCTGCCGTTCCAAGTGTTCATACACATGGTCGTGATTTTCGTAAGCATTCACCACCGATTCAAAGTCTTTCGTTTGCTCGCGATAAGCTTGCAAGTCAGGCAAAAACTGAATCGCGGGATATCCGGTGGCAAGTTGCACATAGCGGGCCACCAAGAAGGCATGATCGCGTTGCTGCGAGGTTGAGCGAGAATAGGCGATCGCGTACCGTCCATCATTGGTTTTGCGAATTCCCCGCACCCGCCCGTAGAGAAACATTTGCTCCCAACCGATCCGTTTAGCTTCGCGATCGAGAGATGCAAAGACATTGCTAGCCCGTGGGGTATAGGTTTCAGCAAAGGTTGGCTCGGCAAATACCTGCCACAGATATTTTAGTGCTAGAAGGAGTCTGCCTTTGCTCAAGTCGTGCCAAGCTTCCCGCAACGCATAGCTGGGCCAGCCCCAAATATTGTCCGGGCAAGAATCAGAGTTGGAGCGCAGCCGTTCATGCGAGGGAATCTGAGAGTTGAGGCAGAGACGTTGATAGCGAGCATAGGGCTGAGGCTCCATGCCTAAAGCAATAATTTGGGCTGTGTGGACTCCACAAATCCGCAACAAATCAACCCAGCAGAAGCTACCTAACCCTGCTCCGATCGCAGCGTAGTCAGTTTCTTGAACGGGTAACCCTGTGGCAAACAAATCTTGTACTGAGACTTGCTGATTTTGGAACAGAGCGGGTGGAAAAGAGGCATCAGCTAGATTGACCTCTGCGGGACTCGGCAACTCTGTGACGGCAAAACGAGGATCAGGTAACTGAGTTGCCGCCAGAGAAGGTGGAGTTGAAGGAGATGCGGCAGGTGCAGGAGGAGTGACGGCGAAGGAAATGGCGATCGCATAGGGGCCAATCTGGATCGTGTCGCCGTTGGCCAAGAAACTGCGATGATGCAGCACTCCGTTGACTAGCGTGCCATTAATGCTGCTTTGATCGGTCACGACTAAGCCATCTGGCTCGAAGGTGATCAAGGCATGGAAGCGGG of Trichocoleus sp. FACHB-46 contains these proteins:
- a CDS encoding shikimate dehydrogenase, with the protein product MKLITGTTKLLGVIGDPIKHSLSPVMHNAAIAALDLDYVYVALPVAPSDLATAIAGFAAIDLRGFSITIPHKQAIIPLLNQVSDVAQAIGAVNTVWRTEQGWSGTNTDVIGFLAPLKIYDRDWSQTTAVILGNGGAARAVVAGCAQLGCAAVKVVGRDRQKLAAFQQSWVTSPIPVELTIHAWEELPSLLPDAGLIVNSTPIGMHPHDQASPLEDAIATKIAAGAIAYDLIYTPSPTRFLRQAQQQEAIAIDGLEMLVQQGAAALEIWVGQTAPVEVMRQALRDYLGL
- a CDS encoding DUF4332 domain-containing protein is translated as MRTRDRHRSGSRPQPLRPCSWPIEQLPGLSQEDQTRLQDHGIHTTQQLLQQAATPTQKQHLAAQLQIHIQHVNKWVALADLAKIPNVGCQYCGLLLHAGIASCAQLAQTPLHRLHPQIMRLQVAMMQRPDLCPPVEAVAIWMQQARSLTASSILTTGSK
- the upp gene encoding uracil phosphoribosyltransferase, with translation MALQLRVYVPPHPLIKHWLAVARDISTPPALFRSAMTELGRWLTYEAIRDWLPTVETTVETPLSPCAATFVNPEVPVVVVPILRAGLALLDGAQALLPLASIYHLGFVRDETTLEASCYLNKLPEVFPPETHVLISEPMLATGGTIMSTMAELTRRGIDPAFTRIISVVTAPPALQKLSTAYPSLTIYAAAIDEGTNSHGFIVPGLGDAGDRTFGT
- a CDS encoding FHA domain-containing protein, coding for MMGAAPFQIQLSWEEPVTGERRSPVLTVPIALGREFAHMPALMGEQRVCRVVLASDDISRFHALITFEPDGLVVTDQSSINGTLVNGVLHHRSFLANGDTIQIGPYAIAISFAVTPPAPAASPSTPPSLAATQLPDPRFAVTELPSPAEVNLADASFPPALFQNQQVSVQDLFATGLPVQETDYAAIGAGLGSFCWVDLLRICGVHTAQIIALGMEPQPYARYQRLCLNSQIPSHERLRSNSDSCPDNIWGWPSYALREAWHDLSKGRLLLALKYLWQVFAEPTFAETYTPRASNVFASLDREAKRIGWEQMFLYGRVRGIRKTNDGRYAIAYSRSTSQQRDHAFLVARYVQLATGYPAIQFLPDLQAYREQTKDFESVVNAYENHDHVYEHLERQGGTVLIRGRGIVASRIVQRLYEARQKNPHIAVLHLMRSPKPQGNKFGFAQRHVENHYEFQPFNWPKACWSGELRTMLEQADPQQRQSLLAVWGGTTTADRGDWRRMVEEGLSQGWYQITFGEVERVERDDRDRPVTYIQEQNLKGQMRLEADFVIDATGLEAKVKTNPLLDDLVTQYSLPLNPLGRLSVANDFELVEMRNGRGRMYAAGAMTLGGPYAAVDSFLGLQYAALCAVADLAKMRAPSLQRLHPVRSLSQWFKWMIGQPPS
- a CDS encoding YggT family protein — its product is MNSSVALLTDTFATFLNIYVVLLIFRILLSWFPNISWSDPPFSIVSQLTDPYLNLFRSFIPPLGGMDFSPILAIFLLQFLAQIFSSLQQGSYGI
- a CDS encoding MarC family protein — encoded protein: MQQLLAEVTATFLALLPIANPVGAVPLFYSLTALDSKAYRQAQARKTSLNVICVLIIFFLAGRLILEFFDLSLGVLRIAGGLLIAHTAWEMVTVRPRLTPPEREEVAEKEDISFTPMAVPMLSGPGAIGVVMGLSARSSHLLDHLGALIGILLLGGMIYFCLSVGDRVMARLGKSGVGAFNRVLGFFILAIAVQFIAEGTIALLKDSLPELFN